Sequence from the Sphingosinicella ginsenosidimutans genome:
TACTGCATGACGGCCGGAACGGCGACGGCGAGACCGAGCGCGGTCATCACCAGCGCCTCACCGACCGGGCCGGCGACGGCGTCGATCGAGGCCTGGCCGGCCGCGCCGATCTTGATGAGCGCGCGGTAGATGCCGATGACGGTGCCGAACAGACCGACGAACGGCGCGGTCGAACCGACGGTGGCGAGGAAGGCGAGGCCGGTGCCGAGCTTCGCGGTGATCGCGCCCTGGGTGCGGCTCAGGCTGCCGAGCATCCAGTCATGCTGATCGACCGGGTCGGTCAGCTTGGAATGCTGTTCCTGGGCGAGAAGGCCGTCGTCGACGATCTGGCGATAGGCGCCGTTCTTGTCGAGCTTGTTCGCGCCTTCCCGCAGGTTGGCCGACTGCCAGAAGGACGTGCGCGCGCGGCGGCCTTCCTTGATGATCTTGTTCTGGTCGATCAGCTTGGTGAAGAAGATGTACCAAGATCCGAACGACATGACGGCGAGGATGATGACGGTCGCCCACGCGATGATGCCGCCCTGCTGGAGGGCCTGAACAAATCCGAAATCGGCA
This genomic interval carries:
- a CDS encoding MotA/TolQ/ExbB proton channel family protein → MAAPAAPGGATPHPNADFGFVQALQQGGIIAWATVIILAVMSFGSWYIFFTKLIDQNKIIKEGRRARTSFWQSANLREGANKLDKNGAYRQIVDDGLLAQEQHSKLTDPVDQHDWMLGSLSRTQGAITAKLGTGLAFLATVGSTAPFVGLFGTVIGIYRALIKIGAAGQASIDAVAGPVGEALVMTALGLAVAVPAVMQYNWLMRRNKAIVEELGRFSNDLHGYMMSGGAVRPAVPAARTAAAPASRPAAAGTAAGATTAPKKA